The Pseudomonas sp. DG56-2 genome contains a region encoding:
- a CDS encoding alginate biosynthesis protein Alg44: MNTAVNVNVVHESEAQRQHARVRIPAKLRYLGSNRETLEVKVDDLSAGGLSFHAKHPLKVGEVLRGRLQFTVDKLGLAMDIEFQVRSYDSSSGRTGVQFQNLEPRDIATLRHIITSHLSGELITMGDVLSTLQRDNFTKARKQKDASGGMSALGRLRAVTFSLGVFVVGVAAFGFIAKSVYGLYFVSHAQAGVVSVPTTNVTMPRDGTVQSLIESGGNAVKGAPLASFSTSMLDMLKGHLDDQQLEPSKVEELFGKQMSGTLTSPCDCVVARQLVDDGQYASKGQVIFQLIPRTANPTIEARFSYRQFDDVKPGTRVNFQIAGDDQWRSGEIVSSTSLNSEDLSSDIRVQIKPEGALPSELAGRPVAVDSDSGPSLDWLIDKAVARGL; this comes from the coding sequence ATGAATACCGCCGTGAACGTCAATGTCGTGCATGAGTCCGAAGCCCAGCGCCAGCACGCCCGGGTGCGCATCCCCGCCAAGTTGCGTTACCTGGGGAGTAACCGCGAAACCCTGGAGGTGAAGGTCGACGACCTGTCCGCCGGGGGCCTGAGCTTCCATGCCAAACACCCGCTGAAAGTGGGTGAGGTACTGCGCGGCCGCTTGCAGTTCACCGTCGACAAACTCGGCCTGGCGATGGACATCGAGTTCCAGGTGCGCTCCTACGATTCCTCCAGCGGCCGCACCGGCGTGCAGTTCCAGAACCTGGAACCGCGCGATATCGCCACCTTGCGCCACATCATCACCTCGCACTTGTCGGGCGAGCTGATCACCATGGGCGACGTGCTAAGCACCCTGCAGCGCGACAACTTCACCAAGGCGCGTAAACAGAAAGACGCCAGCGGTGGCATGAGCGCCTTGGGTCGCCTGCGGGCCGTGACGTTCAGCCTCGGCGTGTTCGTGGTTGGGGTCGCCGCCTTCGGCTTTATCGCTAAATCCGTGTATGGCCTGTATTTCGTCAGTCACGCCCAGGCCGGTGTGGTCAGCGTGCCGACCACCAACGTCACCATGCCTCGCGACGGCACGGTGCAAAGCCTGATCGAAAGTGGTGGCAATGCAGTCAAGGGCGCCCCGCTCGCTTCGTTCAGCACCAGCATGCTGGACATGCTCAAAGGTCACCTGGACGACCAGCAACTGGAACCGAGCAAAGTCGAAGAGCTGTTCGGCAAACAAATGAGCGGCACCCTTACCAGCCCCTGCGATTGCGTGGTCGCCCGCCAACTGGTGGATGACGGCCAGTACGCGAGCAAAGGCCAAGTGATTTTCCAACTGATCCCGCGCACGGCCAACCCAACCATCGAGGCGCGTTTCAGCTATCGCCAGTTCGACGACGTCAAGCCAGGCACCCGGGTCAACTTCCAGATTGCAGGCGACGATCAATGGCGCAGCGGTGAAATCGTCAGCAGCACCAGCCTGAACAGCGAAGACTTGTCTTCCGACATTCGTGTGCAGATCAAGCCAGAAGGCGCACTGCCTAGCGAACTGGCCGGGCGCCCGGTAGCGGTCGACAGCGACAGTGGTCCATCGCTGGACTGGTTGATCGACAAAGCAGTGGCCCGTGGGCTCTAA
- a CDS encoding ABC transporter substrate-binding protein, with translation MKKLTLISGLALSLLASSSLFAAEKTLRIGIEAAYPPFASKNDKGEIVGFDYDIGNALCAQMQVKCVWNEVEFDGLIPSLKVKKIDAALSSMTITDERKKSVDFTHKYYFTSSRLVMKKGAEVDDQYASLKGKTVGVQRATTTDRYATEVLEPKGIIIKRYSNNEEIYMDLASGRVDAIFADTIPLDDFLSMPRGAAYAFVGPELKDPKYVGEGAGIAVRKGNGELVSQLNSAIDAIRANGEYQKIQSKYFKSDIYGD, from the coding sequence ATGAAAAAACTCACCCTGATCAGCGGTCTGGCCCTGAGCCTGTTGGCTAGCAGTAGCCTGTTCGCTGCCGAGAAAACTCTGCGCATCGGTATCGAGGCTGCATATCCTCCCTTCGCGTCGAAGAACGACAAGGGTGAAATTGTCGGTTTCGACTACGACATCGGCAACGCCTTGTGTGCGCAAATGCAGGTAAAGTGCGTGTGGAACGAGGTAGAGTTCGATGGTCTGATTCCATCGTTGAAAGTGAAGAAAATTGACGCGGCCTTGTCGTCGATGACCATTACCGATGAGCGCAAGAAGTCGGTGGACTTTACCCACAAGTACTATTTCACTTCTTCGCGCCTGGTCATGAAGAAGGGCGCCGAAGTCGATGATCAGTACGCCAGCCTCAAGGGCAAGACCGTTGGTGTGCAGCGCGCCACCACCACTGACCGTTACGCCACCGAGGTGCTTGAGCCCAAGGGCATTATCATCAAGCGCTACAGCAACAACGAAGAGATCTACATGGATCTGGCTTCGGGTCGCGTAGATGCGATTTTCGCCGACACCATTCCGCTCGACGACTTCCTGTCGATGCCGCGCGGCGCCGCCTATGCCTTCGTGGGGCCGGAGCTCAAGGATCCGAAGTATGTTGGCGAGGGTGCCGGGATCGCAGTGCGCAAGGGTAATGGCGAGCTGGTCTCTCAGCTCAACAGTGCCATCGACGCGATTCGCGCCAATGGTGAGTACCAGAAGATCCAGTCTAAGTACTTCAAGTCGGATATCTACGGCGACTGA
- a CDS encoding nucleotide sugar dehydrogenase: MRISIFGLGYVGAVCAGCLSARGHEVIGVDVSKTKIDLINQGKSPIVEPGLETLLQQGIDTGRLRGTTDFAAAIRDSELSMICVGTPSKKNGDLGLEYIESVCREIGYVLREKATRHTIVVRSTVLPGTVKNVVIPILEDCSGKKAGVDFGVAVNPEFLRESTAIKDYDQPPMTVIGELDKASGDVLQSLYEELDAPIIRKDIEVAEMIKYTCNVWHAAKVTFANEIGNIAKAVGVDGREVMDVVCQDKSLNLSQYYMRPGFAFGGSCLPKDVRALTYRASSLDIKAPLLNSLMTSNDSQVQNAFDIIESHDKRKVALLGLSFKAGTDDLRESPLVELAERLIGKGYELNIYDSNVEYARVHGANKEYIESKIPHVSSLLNADFDQVIKHADVIVLGNRDEKFRALAQQAPEGKQVIDLVGFMSKATSPATRTEGICW; the protein is encoded by the coding sequence ATGCGTATCAGCATCTTTGGTTTGGGTTATGTAGGTGCAGTCTGTGCTGGCTGCCTGTCCGCACGGGGTCATGAAGTGATTGGCGTGGATGTTTCCAAGACCAAGATCGACCTGATCAACCAGGGCAAATCGCCAATTGTCGAACCCGGGCTGGAAACACTCTTGCAACAAGGCATCGACACGGGTCGCTTGCGTGGCACCACCGATTTCGCAGCGGCCATCCGCGACAGCGAACTGTCGATGATCTGCGTCGGTACGCCGAGCAAGAAAAACGGCGATCTGGGCCTGGAATACATCGAGTCGGTGTGCCGCGAAATCGGCTACGTGCTGCGCGAAAAAGCCACCCGCCACACCATCGTGGTGCGCAGCACTGTACTGCCGGGCACGGTGAAGAACGTGGTCATTCCGATTCTCGAAGATTGCTCGGGCAAGAAAGCCGGGGTCGATTTCGGCGTGGCGGTAAACCCTGAGTTCCTGCGTGAAAGTACCGCGATCAAAGACTACGACCAGCCGCCCATGACTGTAATCGGTGAACTGGACAAGGCCAGCGGCGACGTTCTGCAGTCGCTGTACGAAGAACTCGATGCGCCGATCATCCGCAAGGACATCGAAGTGGCCGAGATGATCAAGTACACCTGCAACGTCTGGCACGCCGCGAAGGTGACCTTCGCCAACGAGATCGGCAACATCGCCAAGGCCGTGGGTGTCGATGGTCGCGAAGTGATGGACGTGGTCTGCCAGGACAAGTCGCTGAACCTGTCGCAGTACTACATGCGCCCAGGTTTTGCCTTCGGAGGTTCGTGCTTGCCCAAAGACGTGCGCGCCCTCACCTACCGGGCCAGCAGCCTGGACATCAAGGCGCCGCTGCTCAACTCGTTGATGACCAGCAACGACTCGCAGGTGCAAAACGCCTTCGACATCATCGAAAGCCACGACAAGCGCAAAGTCGCCCTGCTCGGCCTGAGCTTCAAGGCCGGCACCGATGACCTGCGCGAGAGCCCGCTGGTCGAACTGGCCGAGCGCCTGATTGGCAAGGGCTACGAGTTGAACATCTACGACAGCAACGTCGAATACGCCCGCGTCCACGGAGCGAACAAGGAATACATCGAATCGAAGATTCCGCATGTCTCCTCGCTGCTCAATGCCGACTTCGACCAGGTCATCAAACACGCCGACGTCATCGTACTGGGCAACCGCGACGAGAAGTTCCGCGCCCTCGCCCAGCAAGCGCCTGAAGGCAAGCAGGTCATCGACCTGGTTGGCTTCATGAGCAAGGCCACCTCCCCGGCCACTCGCACCGAAGGTATCTGCTGGTAA
- the moaC gene encoding cyclic pyranopterin monophosphate synthase MoaC, giving the protein MLTHLDSQGRANMVDVTEKAVTSREAVAEARVRMLPQTLQMIVEGEHPKGDVFAVARIAGIQAAKKTSDLIPLCHPLLLTSVKVELSAEGTDTVYIVARCKLAGQTGVEMEALTAASVAALTIYDMCKAVDRGMIIDGVRVLEKLGGKSGHYQADDVQ; this is encoded by the coding sequence GTGCTGACTCATCTCGATTCCCAAGGTCGCGCCAATATGGTCGACGTCACCGAAAAAGCCGTGACCTCGCGTGAGGCTGTGGCTGAAGCGCGGGTGCGCATGCTCCCGCAAACCCTGCAGATGATTGTCGAAGGCGAGCACCCCAAGGGTGATGTCTTCGCCGTGGCGCGAATTGCCGGTATCCAGGCCGCGAAGAAAACCAGCGATCTGATCCCGCTGTGCCACCCGTTGCTCCTTACCAGTGTAAAGGTCGAGCTCAGTGCCGAAGGTACAGACACGGTCTATATCGTCGCCCGCTGCAAGCTGGCCGGCCAGACTGGTGTTGAGATGGAAGCGCTGACGGCTGCCAGCGTCGCCGCACTGACGATCTATGACATGTGCAAAGCGGTTGATCGCGGCATGATCATCGATGGCGTGCGGGTTCTGGAGAAGCTTGGCGGCAAGAGCGGCCACTATCAGGCGGACGACGTGCAATGA
- a CDS encoding polysaccharide deacetylase family protein, giving the protein MRIAFLLLTGLLSVTAQAAPVPPTTFDRANWPEQLDNPALFDVASRAEVLAFANALQISEALDEPSLAARLGLKQINLLSINQLRSRLWQQLWRNYALAQQSCDQDASFCYAIDTPTEFRQQAAKFEVAGDSFYGGWAEPSREFHERYLNELLRKAALFPQNPSEIERFSDLERNGDELNDRLFMLTFDSGPSAVGGGTDSLTDYLRRQKLGATFFVLGHSLQSRRDKTSLADVRALYKGQCVGIQGWQYRSHGQWQDWQDSVLRSQARVQADLPDQYVPLFRPPYGQRRADSQAFFASQGLQVLLWNIDAQDQTSLNAEQSAQRVLTLMLIWRRGVIQFHDAQPKAQEALTWLLKHTAQSGIGWEDCRHFAGKS; this is encoded by the coding sequence GTGCGCATTGCTTTTCTACTACTGACTGGACTGTTGAGTGTCACCGCGCAAGCGGCGCCCGTGCCGCCGACCACGTTCGACCGCGCGAACTGGCCAGAGCAACTCGATAACCCGGCACTTTTCGATGTCGCCTCGCGGGCTGAGGTTCTTGCCTTCGCCAACGCCCTGCAAATCAGTGAAGCCCTGGACGAGCCAAGCCTTGCAGCACGCCTGGGACTCAAGCAGATCAATTTGCTGTCGATCAATCAGCTGCGTTCGCGCCTGTGGCAGCAGCTGTGGCGCAATTACGCTTTGGCCCAGCAGAGTTGCGATCAGGACGCGTCGTTCTGTTATGCCATCGACACCCCGACTGAGTTTCGCCAGCAGGCAGCGAAGTTCGAAGTGGCCGGTGATTCCTTCTATGGCGGTTGGGCCGAACCCAGTCGCGAGTTCCATGAGCGCTACCTGAATGAGCTGTTGCGCAAAGCTGCGTTGTTCCCGCAGAACCCCAGCGAAATCGAGCGCTTTTCGGACCTTGAGCGCAATGGTGATGAGCTCAACGACAGACTGTTCATGCTTACTTTCGATTCAGGCCCCAGCGCCGTTGGTGGCGGCACCGATTCGCTGACCGACTACCTGCGCCGGCAGAAGCTCGGTGCAACCTTTTTCGTGTTGGGCCACAGCTTGCAGTCCCGCCGTGACAAGACCTCGCTCGCAGACGTGCGCGCGCTCTACAAAGGCCAATGCGTGGGAATTCAGGGCTGGCAGTATCGCTCTCACGGCCAATGGCAGGACTGGCAGGATTCGGTGTTGCGCAGTCAGGCCCGCGTCCAGGCAGACTTGCCCGATCAATATGTGCCGCTGTTCAGGCCGCCCTATGGCCAGCGGCGTGCCGACAGTCAGGCATTCTTCGCCAGCCAAGGCTTGCAGGTGCTGCTCTGGAACATCGATGCGCAGGATCAGACGTCGCTCAACGCCGAGCAATCGGCTCAGCGGGTGCTGACCCTGATGTTGATCTGGCGACGCGGAGTGATCCAGTTTCACGATGCTCAACCCAAGGCGCAGGAGGCGCTGACCTGGTTGCTCAAGCACACCGCACAAAGTGGAATTGGTTGGGAAGATTGCCGGCATTTTGCGGGAAAAAGTTGA
- a CDS encoding MoaD/ThiS family protein — protein sequence MNINVMYFARYREVLEADGETLEGVFATLDDVRKALVAKGGNYAVLAEQNLMCARNEDLCKLDEPVAEGDVVAFFPPVTGG from the coding sequence ATGAACATCAATGTGATGTATTTCGCCCGTTACCGCGAAGTCCTGGAGGCCGACGGCGAAACGCTCGAAGGCGTGTTTGCAACGTTGGACGATGTGCGCAAGGCCTTGGTTGCCAAGGGCGGCAACTATGCCGTGCTTGCCGAGCAGAACCTGATGTGCGCGCGCAACGAAGACTTGTGCAAACTCGACGAGCCGGTGGCCGAGGGTGATGTCGTGGCGTTCTTTCCGCCCGTGACCGGAGGCTGA
- a CDS encoding PhoH family protein — MDDQGRTNSSNQPILYVLDTNVLIHDPNALLNFEEHHVAIPMTVLEELDKLKTGKHTIAAECRQAIRLIDQTLGDASPTDVEQGVPIQRGKSGPKGLLSILMSPRNEPNRLLPETLNDNIIINQLLELRSRRKDLDVVLVTKDINMRLKARACGIAAEDYSTDQLVDDVSLLSKGYHSVSGSFWDRVSKVETRQERGRTWHRVQMIDNLPAVHINEFIIDEQGFVGWIKGIKEDELLLLDLHQEPLLHQEAWGLKPRDIHQSLALFALLDPDIHLVNLTGAAGSGKTILALAAAIEQTMVSKRYRRIIATRSVQGLDQEIGFLPGTEAEKMEPWLGAITDNLEALHMDDENTHGSVDYILERVPLQFKSLNYIRGRSFQQSLILIDECQNLTPHQMKTIITRAGAGSKVICLGNLAQIDTPYLSATSSGLTYLTERFKDFPNGVHITLQGVPRSILAEYAEAHL, encoded by the coding sequence ATGGATGATCAAGGACGCACCAATTCCTCCAACCAGCCAATCCTTTATGTGCTCGATACCAATGTACTGATTCACGATCCAAACGCATTGCTCAACTTCGAGGAGCACCACGTCGCCATACCGATGACGGTGCTGGAGGAGCTCGACAAACTCAAGACCGGAAAGCACACCATCGCCGCCGAATGCCGTCAGGCCATCCGCCTGATTGATCAGACATTGGGCGATGCCTCGCCAACTGACGTCGAACAGGGAGTACCGATCCAGCGTGGCAAGAGTGGGCCCAAGGGCTTGCTGTCTATTCTGATGAGCCCGCGCAACGAGCCAAATAGGCTGTTACCGGAAACGCTCAACGACAACATCATCATCAACCAGTTGCTTGAGCTGCGTAGTCGCCGCAAAGACCTGGACGTGGTGCTGGTAACCAAAGACATCAATATGCGCCTCAAGGCACGCGCCTGTGGGATCGCGGCCGAGGACTACAGTACTGACCAACTGGTTGACGACGTATCCCTGCTCTCCAAGGGCTACCACAGCGTCAGCGGATCATTCTGGGACCGCGTCAGCAAGGTCGAGACCCGCCAGGAACGCGGTCGCACCTGGCATCGGGTACAGATGATCGACAACCTGCCAGCGGTGCACATCAACGAGTTCATCATCGACGAGCAGGGCTTTGTCGGCTGGATCAAAGGCATCAAGGAAGACGAGCTGCTACTGCTCGACCTGCACCAGGAGCCACTGCTGCACCAGGAAGCCTGGGGCCTCAAGCCGCGGGATATCCATCAGAGCCTGGCACTGTTCGCGCTGCTGGATCCGGATATCCACCTGGTCAACCTGACCGGCGCTGCGGGTTCGGGTAAAACCATTCTGGCGCTGGCCGCTGCCATCGAGCAAACCATGGTCAGCAAGCGCTACCGGCGCATCATCGCAACTCGCAGCGTGCAGGGGCTGGACCAGGAGATCGGCTTCCTGCCGGGCACCGAAGCGGAAAAAATGGAGCCTTGGCTCGGGGCAATTACCGACAACCTTGAAGCACTGCACATGGATGATGAAAACACCCACGGTAGTGTCGACTACATCCTTGAGCGGGTACCGCTGCAGTTCAAATCCCTGAACTACATTCGTGGTCGCAGTTTCCAGCAGAGTCTGATTCTGATCGACGAATGCCAGAACCTCACGCCGCATCAGATGAAAACCATCATCACCCGTGCCGGTGCTGGCTCCAAGGTGATCTGCCTGGGTAACCTGGCGCAGATCGACACCCCTTACCTGTCCGCGACCAGCTCGGGACTGACCTACCTGACCGAGCGATTCAAGGACTTCCCCAACGGCGTGCACATCACCCTGCAGGGTGTGCCGCGTTCTATCCTGGCCGAATACGCCGAAGCTCACCTGTAA
- a CDS encoding transcriptional regulator yields the protein MSTPRRDPDLDNYRAIADAIATLFFPHAEVVLHDLRSQKIDYIANNLSKREVGDDAALEDMLETGTDETNIGPYEKLNWDGQKIRSLSTVLRNEAGRPLAVLCINLNISLFENAKAALDLFLSPSKLIAQPDALFRDDWQERINTFLNNWLRQRQLSLNLLTRDHKRELVLALHAEGAFKGKSAANYVANVLGMGRATVYKHLKEIKA from the coding sequence ATGTCGACACCTCGCCGCGACCCTGACCTGGACAACTACCGGGCCATTGCCGATGCCATCGCCACCCTGTTTTTTCCCCATGCCGAGGTGGTACTGCACGATTTGCGCAGCCAGAAAATCGACTACATCGCCAACAACCTGTCCAAGCGCGAAGTGGGTGATGACGCGGCGCTCGAAGACATGCTCGAAACAGGCACCGACGAAACCAATATCGGTCCCTACGAGAAGCTCAATTGGGATGGGCAGAAAATCCGCTCGCTGAGCACGGTGCTGCGCAATGAAGCGGGGCGACCACTGGCGGTACTGTGCATCAACCTGAACATTTCCCTGTTCGAAAATGCCAAGGCTGCGCTCGACCTGTTCCTTTCGCCGAGCAAGCTGATAGCCCAACCCGATGCACTGTTTCGCGATGACTGGCAGGAACGTATCAACACGTTCCTCAACAATTGGTTACGCCAGCGCCAACTGAGCCTGAACCTGCTGACCCGCGATCACAAGCGCGAACTGGTCCTGGCCCTGCACGCCGAAGGCGCATTCAAGGGCAAGAGTGCAGCCAACTACGTGGCCAATGTGCTGGGGATGGGACGCGCGACGGTGTACAAACACCTGAAGGAAATCAAGGCCTGA
- the moaE gene encoding molybdopterin synthase catalytic subunit MoaE — protein MSVRVQNQAFDPGVEVNAMHAANVGVGAVVGFVGYVRDFNDGQDVAGMFLEHYAGMTEKALAKIVVEAEQRWPLLKVEVLHRIGALEPGEPIVFVGIASAHRQAAFDACNFIMDYLKTRAPFWKKEQTGDGPRWVEGKQSDEEAAGRW, from the coding sequence ATGAGCGTTCGAGTACAGAACCAGGCTTTTGATCCGGGTGTTGAAGTCAATGCCATGCACGCGGCCAACGTTGGCGTCGGTGCGGTGGTTGGCTTTGTCGGTTATGTGCGTGATTTCAACGATGGTCAGGATGTGGCCGGCATGTTCCTCGAGCACTATGCGGGCATGACCGAAAAAGCCCTGGCCAAGATCGTGGTCGAAGCGGAGCAACGCTGGCCGTTGCTCAAGGTCGAGGTGCTGCACCGCATCGGCGCGCTTGAACCGGGTGAGCCGATAGTCTTCGTCGGCATCGCCAGTGCCCATCGACAGGCTGCGTTCGATGCCTGCAACTTCATCATGGATTACCTCAAGACCCGCGCACCGTTCTGGAAGAAAGAACAGACCGGTGACGGCCCGCGCTGGGTCGAGGGCAAGCAGAGTGACGAAGAGGCGGCAGGGCGCTGGTAG
- the yaaA gene encoding peroxide stress protein YaaA: protein MLTVISPAKTLDYDTPPVTQRYTQPQYLDDSQELIVQLRELSPAQISELMHLSDKLAGLNAARFGCWNPAFTPENAKQALLAFKGDVYTGLDAQSLSEDDFSYAQDHLRMLSGLYGLLRPLDLMQPYRLEMGTKLANARGKDLYAFWGTRISEWLNQALAEQGDDLLLNLASNEYFSAVKRTALKARIINTEFRDFKNGQYKIISFYAKKARGMMSRFVIQERINDPQLLKQFDVQGYYYSAEQSKPDNLVFLRDHPDE from the coding sequence ATGCTGACGGTGATATCCCCCGCCAAGACCCTCGACTACGACACCCCGCCTGTGACCCAGCGCTACACCCAGCCGCAATACCTGGACGACTCCCAGGAGCTGATCGTACAGTTGCGCGAGCTGTCGCCAGCGCAGATCAGCGAGCTGATGCACCTGTCCGACAAACTTGCCGGCCTCAATGCCGCCCGTTTCGGTTGCTGGAACCCGGCGTTCACCCCCGAGAACGCCAAGCAGGCGCTGCTGGCCTTCAAAGGTGACGTATACACGGGGCTAGATGCCCAAAGCCTGAGCGAAGACGACTTCAGCTATGCCCAGGACCACCTGCGCATGCTCTCCGGGCTGTACGGCCTGCTGCGCCCGTTGGACCTGATGCAACCCTATCGCCTGGAAATGGGCACCAAGCTAGCCAACGCCCGCGGCAAGGACCTGTACGCCTTCTGGGGCACGCGCATCAGCGAATGGTTGAACCAGGCCCTGGCCGAACAGGGCGACGACCTGTTGCTCAATCTGGCCAGCAACGAGTACTTCAGCGCGGTCAAGCGCACGGCCCTCAAGGCGCGCATCATCAATACCGAGTTTCGCGACTTCAAGAACGGCCAGTACAAAATCATCAGCTTCTACGCCAAGAAAGCCCGAGGCATGATGAGCCGCTTCGTGATCCAGGAACGGATCAACGATCCGCAGCTGCTCAAGCAGTTTGACGTGCAAGGCTACTACTACAGTGCCGAGCAATCGAAGCCGGATAACCTGGTGTTCCTGCGCGACCATCCGGACGAATAA
- the alg8 gene encoding mannuronan synthase yields the protein MQNMQRLKHGLLQVAGWLFYVSLLMLIALALPKSIFDPDSKDFIFLVGAVGIWRYSMGAIHFVRGMLFLYVVYPLLRRKVRKLGSAADPSHVYLMVTSFRIDALTTAQVYSSVIREAIACGYPTTVVCSLVEMSDELLVKSLWEKFNPPDRVTLDFVRIAGTGKRDGLAYGFRAISRHLPDDNAVVAVIDGDTVLEEGVVRKTVPWFKLFGNVGGLTTNEFCEVRGGYIMSEWHKLRFAQRHINMCSMALSKRVLTMTGRMSVFRAAVVTNAEFIADVENDSLQHWRLGRFKFLTGDDKSSWFSLMRLGYDTFYVPDAAINTVEHPPEKSFIKASRKLMYRWYGNNLRQNSRALGLGIRRLGLFTSVVLFDQRVSMWTSLLGLTVAVIASLKFGPAFLLVYLLWIGITRLILTLMLLCSGHSIGPAYPLILYYNQIVGAIMKIYVFFRLDKQSWTRQPTALKRDLASFQQWFNTWSSRTMTFSAASIFVAVLFMVV from the coding sequence ATGCAGAACATGCAAAGGCTCAAGCACGGCCTGCTACAGGTCGCCGGTTGGCTGTTCTACGTGAGCCTGCTCATGTTGATCGCCCTGGCCTTGCCCAAGTCCATTTTCGACCCCGACTCGAAGGACTTCATTTTCCTCGTCGGCGCCGTCGGTATCTGGCGTTACTCCATGGGTGCCATTCACTTCGTGCGCGGCATGCTGTTTCTCTATGTGGTCTACCCACTGCTGCGCCGCAAGGTACGCAAGCTGGGTAGCGCCGCCGATCCATCCCATGTCTACCTGATGGTCACCAGCTTTCGCATCGATGCCTTGACCACCGCCCAGGTCTACAGCTCGGTGATCCGCGAGGCCATCGCCTGCGGCTATCCAACCACTGTGGTCTGCTCGCTGGTGGAAATGTCCGACGAACTGCTGGTGAAAAGCCTCTGGGAAAAATTCAATCCGCCCGATCGCGTCACCCTCGACTTCGTGCGCATCGCCGGTACTGGCAAGCGCGACGGCCTGGCTTACGGCTTTCGAGCCATCTCCCGCCACCTACCGGACGACAATGCGGTGGTTGCGGTGATCGATGGCGACACCGTGCTCGAAGAGGGTGTGGTACGCAAGACCGTGCCTTGGTTCAAGCTGTTCGGCAATGTCGGTGGCCTGACCACCAACGAATTCTGCGAAGTGCGTGGCGGTTACATCATGAGCGAATGGCACAAGCTGCGCTTCGCCCAACGCCACATCAACATGTGCTCGATGGCCCTGTCCAAACGCGTACTGACCATGACCGGACGCATGTCGGTGTTCCGCGCCGCCGTGGTCACCAACGCCGAGTTCATCGCCGACGTCGAGAACGACTCCTTGCAGCACTGGCGACTGGGCCGTTTCAAATTTCTGACCGGTGACGACAAGTCCAGTTGGTTCAGCCTCATGCGCCTGGGCTACGACACGTTCTACGTGCCGGATGCAGCGATCAACACGGTCGAGCACCCACCGGAAAAAAGCTTCATCAAGGCCAGCCGCAAACTCATGTACCGCTGGTACGGCAACAACTTGCGCCAGAACTCACGGGCCCTGGGCCTGGGCATTCGCCGCCTGGGGCTGTTCACCAGCGTGGTGCTGTTCGACCAGCGTGTATCGATGTGGACCAGCCTGCTCGGCCTGACCGTGGCGGTCATTGCCAGCCTCAAGTTCGGTCCGGCGTTCCTGCTGGTGTACCTGCTGTGGATCGGCATCACCCGCTTGATCCTCACTCTGATGCTGCTGTGCTCTGGCCACTCCATCGGCCCGGCCTACCCGCTGATTCTTTATTACAACCAGATCGTCGGCGCGATCATGAAGATCTACGTGTTCTTCCGCCTCGACAAGCAGTCCTGGACCCGCCAGCCCACTGCACTCAAACGCGACCTCGCCAGCTTTCAACAATGGTTCAACACCTGGTCCTCCCGGACCATGACCTTCTCGGCGGCCAGCATCTTCGTTGCTGTGCTGTTCATGGTCGTGTGA